The proteins below come from a single Chryseobacterium bernardetii genomic window:
- the purD gene encoding phosphoribosylamine--glycine ligase, which translates to MRILIIGEGGRESALAAKLQNDPRISKMFFASGNATTDVIGKNVHLSEIKELRDFAIKEKIDLTIVGPEAPLVAGIKDEFKKHDLKVFGPTQKVASLEGSKAFSKKFMQTYDIKTAKAVVFDSYNEAKEYIQTQQYPLVIKASGLAGGKGVVICDNLEEAEATIHDFMIRRIYGDAGIRLVIEEYLQGFEASIIAFSNGEKLFPCIAAKDYKKAGNGDSGPNTGGMGSVAPSPEFTQEHYADFEQNILEPTIKGLKAEGFSFKGIIFFGLMVTKNGAYLLEYNMRFGDPETQVLMALMENNLLDVIQDCMDGKDIELKFKDEKAICLVMCSGGYPRNIETGFEITGEDKVKHSKLLYAGAIRKGDKVVSNGGRVLNIVATGATFDDARKKVYEDAGHVHFDYGFYREDIGKF; encoded by the coding sequence ATGAGAATATTAATCATAGGTGAAGGCGGTAGAGAATCTGCTTTAGCAGCAAAGCTTCAGAATGACCCGAGAATTTCTAAAATGTTTTTTGCCAGCGGGAATGCTACTACCGATGTAATAGGGAAAAATGTTCATTTATCAGAAATCAAAGAACTTAGAGATTTCGCTATTAAAGAAAAGATTGATTTAACCATTGTAGGACCGGAAGCACCATTGGTAGCTGGGATCAAGGATGAGTTTAAAAAGCACGATCTTAAGGTTTTCGGACCTACTCAGAAAGTAGCAAGCCTGGAGGGAAGTAAGGCTTTCTCTAAGAAATTTATGCAGACCTATGATATCAAAACAGCTAAAGCAGTAGTATTTGATTCATACAACGAAGCAAAAGAATATATCCAGACACAGCAGTATCCTTTAGTGATTAAGGCCAGTGGTTTAGCAGGCGGAAAAGGTGTGGTAATCTGCGATAACCTTGAAGAAGCTGAAGCTACGATCCACGACTTCATGATCAGAAGAATCTATGGAGATGCTGGTATCCGTTTGGTAATCGAGGAATATTTACAGGGGTTTGAAGCATCCATTATCGCTTTCTCAAACGGTGAAAAACTATTCCCTTGCATTGCTGCAAAAGATTATAAGAAAGCTGGAAACGGAGATTCAGGACCCAATACAGGAGGAATGGGGTCAGTGGCTCCAAGCCCGGAATTCACTCAGGAGCATTACGCTGATTTTGAACAAAATATTTTAGAGCCTACTATTAAAGGTCTTAAAGCCGAAGGGTTTAGTTTCAAAGGAATCATTTTCTTCGGACTAATGGTTACCAAGAACGGTGCTTATCTTCTTGAATACAACATGAGATTCGGGGATCCTGAAACTCAGGTGTTGATGGCTCTTATGGAAAACAACCTTTTAGATGTAATTCAGGATTGTATGGACGGAAAAGACATTGAGCTTAAGTTTAAAGACGAAAAAGCAATTTGTCTTGTAATGTGTTCAGGAGGTTACCCAAGAAATATTGAAACCGGATTTGAAATTACGGGAGAAGACAAAGTAAAACACAGTAAACTGTTATATGCAGGAGCTATCAGAAAAGGAGATAAAGTAGTTTCCAATGGAGGTAGAGTATTGAACATCGTAGCTACAGGAGCAACTTTCGATGATGCCCGCAAAAAAGTTTACGAAGATGCTGGTCACGTACATTTCGATTACGGCTTCTACAGAGAAGACATCGGAAAGTTTTAA
- the guaA gene encoding glutamine-hydrolyzing GMP synthase, giving the protein MNNGIIILDFGSQYNQLIGRRIREMGVYSEILPYNTPLQDILAKQPKGIILSGGPSSVNAKNAHLVEKELYQQGVPVLGICYGMQMTAHLLGGKVNKGEKGEYGKANLEIVKESSLLKGVSQNSVVWMSHFDEVGELPAGFELNAKSGVIASISNEDKKIFCVQFHPEVSHTEEGGKMLENFVFGICNAEKNWKLTNYIEKTVEEIREKVGNNKVILGLSGGVDSSVAAVLIHKAIGDQLTCIFVDTGLLRKDEGKKVMDQYGEHFHMNIKMVDAKERFLSKLAGVDDPEAKRKIIGNEFIHVFDEESHKIEGAKFLAQGTIYPDVIESQSVNGPSAVIKSHHNVGGLPEDMEFELLEPLRELFKDEVRKVGEELGIPHHLVYRHPFPGPGLGIRVLGAVDAEKVRILQEADDIFIEELYKNDLYEKVSQAFVVLLPVKSVGVMGDERTYEYTAVVRSANTIDFMTATWSRLPYEFLDTVSSRIINEVRGINRVAYDISSKPPATIEWE; this is encoded by the coding sequence ATGAACAACGGTATTATTATTTTAGATTTCGGATCCCAGTACAACCAGCTTATCGGAAGAAGAATCCGTGAAATGGGAGTATACTCTGAAATCCTGCCTTACAATACACCTTTACAAGATATTTTAGCAAAACAGCCAAAAGGAATTATTCTTTCAGGAGGGCCAAGTTCTGTAAATGCAAAAAATGCCCACCTTGTTGAAAAAGAACTATACCAGCAGGGAGTTCCTGTGTTGGGTATTTGCTATGGAATGCAGATGACCGCTCACCTTTTAGGAGGGAAAGTAAACAAGGGAGAAAAAGGAGAATATGGAAAGGCTAATCTTGAGATCGTTAAAGAGAGCTCTTTATTAAAAGGAGTGAGTCAGAACTCTGTAGTCTGGATGAGTCACTTTGATGAGGTAGGAGAGCTGCCGGCAGGGTTTGAACTCAATGCCAAATCAGGAGTAATTGCTTCTATTTCCAATGAAGATAAAAAAATCTTCTGTGTTCAGTTCCACCCGGAAGTTTCCCATACAGAAGAAGGAGGGAAGATGCTTGAAAATTTTGTATTTGGAATCTGTAATGCAGAGAAAAACTGGAAGCTGACTAACTATATTGAGAAAACAGTTGAAGAAATCCGTGAGAAAGTAGGAAACAATAAAGTAATCCTTGGCCTTTCCGGAGGTGTTGATTCTTCTGTGGCAGCAGTTTTGATCCATAAAGCGATCGGAGATCAGTTAACCTGTATTTTCGTAGATACCGGATTATTGAGAAAGGATGAAGGTAAAAAGGTAATGGACCAGTATGGAGAGCATTTCCATATGAATATCAAAATGGTAGATGCTAAAGAAAGATTCCTTTCAAAATTAGCAGGAGTAGATGATCCCGAAGCAAAGAGAAAAATCATCGGAAACGAGTTTATCCACGTATTTGATGAAGAATCTCACAAAATTGAAGGTGCTAAATTCTTAGCCCAGGGGACCATTTATCCTGACGTTATCGAAAGCCAGTCTGTAAACGGGCCATCTGCAGTAATCAAATCTCACCACAACGTTGGAGGACTTCCTGAAGATATGGAATTCGAATTACTGGAGCCATTAAGAGAACTTTTCAAGGATGAAGTAAGAAAAGTAGGAGAAGAATTGGGAATTCCTCACCATTTGGTATACAGACATCCTTTCCCTGGTCCTGGATTAGGGATCAGAGTATTGGGAGCAGTAGATGCTGAGAAAGTAAGAATCCTTCAGGAGGCTGACGATATCTTTATTGAAGAATTATACAAAAATGACCTTTACGAAAAAGTATCTCAGGCATTTGTAGTGCTTCTACCTGTAAAATCTGTAGGAGTAATGGGAGACGAAAGAACTTATGAGTACACCGCTGTAGTACGTTCCGCTAATACCATCGACTTTATGACGGCAACCTGGAGCAGACTTCCTTACGAGTTCCTGGATACTGTTTCCAGCAGAATCATCAACGAAGTAAGAGGAATCAACAGAGTAGCTTACGATATTTCAAGCAAACCGCCTGCAACTATTGAGTGGGAATAA
- a CDS encoding bifunctional GNAT family N-acetyltransferase/carbon-nitrogen hydrolase family protein, with the protein MQIETRPLTVQDYDELAETMKRAYPQMSESIWSKKSIEKLTRIFPNGQICITVDGKLAAVALSIIVNYEEFGDDHTYSDITGNYTFNTHSSTGNVLYGIEVFVDPEFRELRLGRRLYDARKELCEQLNLKSIILGGRIPSYHKYSHELSPREYIRKVRDKEIYDPVLSFQLSNNFLPIRVLRKYLPEDEASKENAVLLQWNNIYYSKRPNTMQDSIIRLGLVQWQMRHFKDIEAFYEQVEFFVNVMGDYKSDFVLFPELFNTPLLAPFNNLSERDSMIELAKLTVQIKEKISELAISYNVNIISGSMPVFENNELYNVSYLLHRDGRMDEYRKIHITPNEKRYYGMKGGNEIKVFDTDCGKIGLVICYDVEFPELPRILADQGMKILFVPYLTDTQNAYMRVRHCAAARAIENECYVAIAGCVGNLPKVNNMDIQFGQAAVFTPSDFAFPSNAVKGEATPNTEMTLIVDVDLNLLKDLHHNGSVQVMKDRRKDLYETYLK; encoded by the coding sequence ATGCAAATAGAAACAAGACCCCTGACTGTTCAGGATTATGATGAGTTGGCAGAAACAATGAAAAGAGCCTATCCCCAAATGTCGGAATCCATATGGTCTAAAAAAAGTATAGAAAAACTAACGAGAATATTCCCTAATGGACAGATCTGTATTACAGTAGACGGGAAATTAGCGGCAGTAGCACTTTCCATTATTGTTAATTACGAAGAATTCGGGGATGATCATACCTACAGTGATATTACGGGGAACTATACCTTCAACACCCATTCATCCACCGGAAATGTTCTGTATGGAATTGAAGTTTTCGTAGACCCTGAATTCCGTGAGCTGCGGTTGGGAAGGAGGCTTTATGACGCACGAAAAGAACTCTGCGAACAGTTAAACTTAAAATCCATCATTCTTGGTGGAAGAATTCCGAGCTATCACAAATACAGTCACGAGCTTTCTCCCAGAGAATATATACGAAAAGTAAGAGACAAGGAAATTTATGATCCGGTACTGTCTTTCCAGCTTTCCAATAATTTCCTGCCAATCCGGGTGCTGAGAAAATACCTCCCGGAAGACGAAGCTTCCAAAGAAAATGCTGTTCTTCTGCAATGGAACAATATTTACTACAGCAAAAGACCAAATACTATGCAGGACAGTATCATCCGTCTGGGGCTGGTACAATGGCAGATGAGGCATTTCAAAGATATAGAAGCCTTTTATGAGCAGGTAGAGTTCTTTGTGAATGTAATGGGAGATTATAAATCAGATTTTGTACTGTTTCCGGAACTTTTCAATACCCCTTTGCTGGCTCCTTTCAATAATCTTTCAGAAAGAGACAGTATGATTGAGCTTGCAAAGCTTACTGTACAGATTAAGGAAAAAATCTCGGAACTGGCAATTAGTTATAATGTCAATATCATTTCCGGAAGTATGCCGGTTTTTGAAAATAATGAACTCTATAATGTAAGTTATCTTCTTCACCGTGACGGCCGGATGGATGAATATAGAAAAATCCATATTACTCCAAATGAAAAACGGTATTATGGAATGAAAGGCGGTAACGAAATAAAAGTTTTTGATACAGATTGTGGTAAAATAGGCCTTGTGATTTGCTATGACGTTGAGTTTCCTGAATTACCGAGAATCCTGGCAGACCAGGGCATGAAAATCCTGTTTGTACCTTACCTTACCGATACTCAGAATGCTTATATGAGAGTGCGTCACTGTGCCGCAGCCAGAGCTATAGAAAACGAATGTTATGTAGCCATTGCAGGCTGTGTAGGAAATCTTCCGAAAGTAAACAATATGGATATCCAGTTCGGACAGGCAGCTGTATTTACTCCTTCAGATTTTGCGTTTCCATCTAATGCTGTGAAAGGAGAGGCAACCCCTAATACGGAAATGACATTGATTGTAGATGTAGATCTGAATTTACTGAAAGATCTCCATCACAACGGCTCCGTTCAGGTAATGAAAGACCGGAGAAAAGACCTGTATGAAACCTACCTTAAATAA
- a CDS encoding ABC1 kinase family protein, with product MFDKQQRKLKRSARLISVLSKYGFKDILARMNGGNKQEEISGNSDEVISKGTVYERIRLALEELGPTFVKLGQTFSNREDLLPPELIQELQKLQDKVETVDMDVEEALESEFNISVKNHFQEIQKEPLATASIAQVYKAVLLDGTPVILKLRKPDVQSVIEDDLLLIKDIEKLISAYSEIGEKLNLKQAISTFEKSLLEEVSLINERNNIQQFRLNFKNNKETYVPKVYEEFCNNNILCMEFIDGIKVTDKSVLMANNIDPVKVSETGLRLFVSQILDYGFFHADPHAGNILVKKDGKIVFIDFGAVGKIQPNDKEILENLIVSFVSKNPHKIVRYLKKMAISYEIPDERRFENDVEDILNFVHSSSLKEINVQVIINKMKDILKDNRLYMPDYFYLLFKGISLIEGVGRNINPDLDIVKSLHPYTRKIFTKKISPQNILKTGMDRMMNFTDNVDEIPKELRSVLQKLDENKFTVSSEIKNIEKTNQLIKSSVVNLILAIILGANIIATAIVFVSESGPRIGELSLAAVLGFVFSVILVFILLLRVTRK from the coding sequence ATGTTTGATAAGCAGCAAAGAAAACTTAAAAGATCCGCAAGACTGATTTCCGTATTAAGCAAATATGGCTTTAAAGATATTCTCGCAAGAATGAACGGCGGAAATAAGCAGGAAGAAATTTCAGGTAATTCAGATGAAGTTATTTCTAAAGGAACTGTTTATGAAAGGATCAGACTGGCTTTAGAAGAGCTTGGACCTACTTTTGTAAAGCTTGGGCAAACATTCAGTAACAGGGAAGATCTGTTGCCGCCGGAACTGATTCAGGAACTGCAAAAGTTGCAGGATAAGGTAGAAACGGTAGATATGGATGTAGAAGAAGCACTGGAAAGCGAGTTTAATATCTCCGTGAAAAATCATTTTCAGGAAATTCAGAAAGAGCCATTGGCTACAGCTTCCATAGCACAGGTGTATAAAGCAGTTTTACTGGATGGAACTCCTGTTATTTTAAAGCTCAGAAAACCAGATGTGCAATCTGTTATTGAAGACGATCTATTGCTCATTAAGGATATTGAAAAACTTATTTCAGCCTATTCGGAAATAGGAGAGAAGCTTAATCTCAAACAGGCTATCTCAACATTTGAAAAATCTTTATTGGAAGAAGTTTCTTTGATTAATGAAAGGAATAATATTCAACAGTTCCGTCTCAATTTTAAAAATAATAAAGAAACCTATGTTCCCAAAGTATATGAAGAATTTTGCAACAATAACATTCTTTGTATGGAATTCATTGATGGGATTAAGGTAACAGACAAATCTGTTCTTATGGCCAATAATATTGATCCTGTAAAGGTTTCTGAAACTGGCTTGAGGCTCTTTGTTTCCCAGATTTTAGACTATGGTTTCTTCCATGCTGATCCGCATGCAGGAAATATTCTAGTAAAAAAAGACGGAAAAATTGTTTTCATTGATTTTGGTGCGGTTGGAAAGATTCAGCCCAATGATAAGGAGATTCTTGAAAATCTGATCGTAAGTTTCGTATCCAAAAATCCACACAAAATAGTCCGTTATCTCAAAAAAATGGCGATAAGCTATGAAATCCCAGATGAAAGGAGATTTGAAAACGATGTAGAAGACATTCTGAATTTCGTTCACAGTTCCTCATTAAAAGAAATCAATGTTCAGGTTATTATCAATAAAATGAAGGATATTTTAAAAGATAACAGGCTGTATATGCCTGATTATTTCTATCTTTTATTTAAAGGAATCAGCCTGATAGAAGGAGTTGGCAGAAATATCAATCCAGATTTGGATATTGTGAAAAGCCTTCATCCGTACACCCGGAAAATATTCACCAAAAAGATCAGCCCCCAGAATATTTTAAAAACCGGGATGGACAGGATGATGAATTTTACAGATAATGTAGATGAAATCCCAAAAGAACTCCGCTCTGTGCTTCAGAAACTGGATGAAAATAAGTTTACGGTTTCCAGTGAGATCAAAAATATAGAAAAAACCAATCAGCTGATAAAATCCAGCGTTGTCAATTTGATTTTAGCCATCATCTTAGGAGCCAATATCATTGCAACGGCGATCGTTTTTGTATCAGAATCTGGCCCGAGAATAGGTGAATTGTCCTTAGCAGCCGTTTTAGGATTTGTATTCTCAGTTATTTTAGTATTCATACTTTTGCTGAGAGTAACCAGAAAATAA
- a CDS encoding DEAD/DEAH box helicase, producing MEKLTFADFDLPVKILDVLADLELFEPTPIQVKSLKPILSGRDVMGIAQTGTGKTLAYLLPVLKAWKYSKTGNPTVLVLVPTRELVVQVTEILEKLTENITARVIGVYGGKNINTQKLLFNDGCDILVGTPGRVMDLSIDNAISLKEVQKLIIDEFDEMLNLGFRPQLTHIFEMMREKRQNILFSATMTEAVDEMLDEYFASPIEISLAKSGTPLEKIEQTAYKVENFNTKINLLEHLLKNDADMSKVLIFNNNKKHADLLFTKIDELFPEQFDVIHSNKSQNYRLKAMKRFENEEIRGLITTDVMARGLDISNITHVINFETPDIPEQYIHRIGRTGRADKEGKAITFVTKKEEPLILDIELLMDKELQFNDFPEGVKINPAKIASEKDEVVMKNPVQVKLNEGGGAFHEKKAKNTKENWGGPSKRKAPKKYGANRAQQKAISKSKRKK from the coding sequence ATGGAAAAACTCACTTTTGCAGATTTTGACCTGCCGGTTAAAATTCTTGATGTTTTAGCAGATTTAGAATTATTTGAACCTACTCCTATTCAGGTAAAGAGTTTAAAGCCAATCCTTTCCGGGAGAGATGTAATGGGAATTGCACAAACCGGAACCGGGAAAACATTGGCCTATCTTTTACCTGTTCTTAAAGCCTGGAAATACAGTAAAACAGGTAATCCAACAGTTTTGGTACTTGTTCCGACCAGAGAATTGGTAGTGCAGGTAACGGAAATTCTTGAAAAGCTTACAGAGAATATTACTGCAAGAGTAATTGGTGTGTATGGTGGTAAAAATATCAATACTCAGAAGCTTTTATTCAATGACGGTTGTGACATTTTAGTAGGAACGCCGGGGCGAGTAATGGACCTTTCTATAGATAATGCCATCTCTTTAAAAGAAGTTCAGAAGCTTATCATTGATGAATTTGATGAAATGCTTAACCTTGGTTTCAGACCACAGTTAACCCACATTTTTGAAATGATGAGAGAGAAGAGACAGAACATCCTTTTCTCTGCAACCATGACAGAAGCAGTAGACGAAATGTTGGATGAATATTTTGCCAGTCCTATAGAAATTTCATTGGCAAAATCAGGAACTCCGCTGGAAAAGATTGAGCAGACCGCCTACAAAGTTGAAAACTTCAATACAAAGATCAACCTTCTTGAACATTTGTTGAAGAATGATGCAGATATGTCTAAAGTATTGATCTTTAATAATAATAAAAAACATGCAGACCTTCTTTTTACCAAGATAGATGAGCTTTTCCCTGAACAGTTTGACGTTATTCACTCTAACAAGTCTCAGAACTACAGGCTCAAAGCAATGAAGAGATTTGAAAATGAAGAGATCAGAGGATTAATTACAACGGATGTAATGGCAAGAGGTCTTGATATTTCCAATATTACCCATGTTATCAACTTTGAAACCCCAGATATTCCTGAGCAGTATATCCATAGAATTGGTAGAACAGGTAGAGCTGATAAAGAAGGTAAGGCAATCACTTTTGTAACTAAAAAAGAAGAGCCTTTAATTCTGGATATAGAGCTTTTAATGGATAAGGAATTACAATTTAATGACTTCCCTGAAGGCGTTAAAATCAATCCGGCCAAAATTGCTTCCGAGAAAGATGAAGTAGTGATGAAAAACCCGGTACAGGTAAAACTGAACGAGGGTGGAGGAGCTTTCCATGAGAAAAAAGCGAAGAATACAAAAGAGAACTGGGGTGGACCATCAAAAAGAAAAGCTCCTAAGAAATATGGAGCTAACAGAGCACAGCAGAAAGCAATCTCTAAATCGAAGAGAAAGAAATAA
- a CDS encoding GDSL-type esterase/lipase family protein, with translation MKKLLSVFLLLCFTLAFSQEKKPMFWHDIQEFKKQDQQNPPPQNAILLIGSSSFTKWTDVADYFPTKTIINRGFGGSRLTDLNYFADDLLAPYQPKQIIIYCGENDFADNPQLKADKVVKRYKSFYKKIRARFPNIEVDYISMKYSPSREKLWPQIKEANAKIEAFMKKQSNAQYIDVTKAMQDANGNVRKDIFVDDMLHFKPEGYQIWAKVITPYMK, from the coding sequence ATGAAGAAGCTCCTATCAGTATTTCTATTACTGTGTTTCACTCTTGCCTTTTCGCAGGAGAAAAAGCCTATGTTCTGGCATGACATCCAGGAATTCAAAAAACAAGATCAACAAAACCCACCACCACAGAATGCCATTTTACTAATTGGCAGCTCATCTTTTACAAAATGGACTGATGTAGCAGACTATTTCCCAACCAAGACGATCATCAACAGAGGTTTTGGAGGCTCAAGACTTACAGATCTCAATTATTTTGCAGATGATCTTTTAGCTCCTTATCAGCCTAAACAGATCATAATCTATTGTGGTGAAAACGATTTTGCTGATAACCCTCAGCTGAAAGCAGATAAAGTAGTAAAGAGATACAAAAGCTTTTATAAAAAAATACGTGCAAGATTCCCGAATATTGAAGTAGATTATATTTCTATGAAGTATTCGCCCAGCAGAGAAAAGCTTTGGCCACAGATTAAAGAAGCCAATGCCAAGATCGAAGCTTTTATGAAAAAGCAATCTAATGCTCAGTATATTGATGTAACCAAAGCAATGCAAGATGCCAACGGAAATGTAAGAAAAGATATTTTCGTAGATGATATGCTTCACTTTAAGCCTGAAGGATATCAGATCTGGGCTAAGGTAATTACGCCTTATATGAAATAA
- a CDS encoding lipocalin family protein — MKKQLLLFAFSTLALTSCNDDNLAAYEMDIMKGDWKEVKTEIISGKDNKTVLETTTPEGCSAKNTLFFRTDYYVSYTAYDGDADGTNCQLAAKNEGKYTYDTDSKVLNIQLKGEDNELGNMSFRVDMLTQTEFRLAQLVGNYDKDGDKIIDVTYITYKR; from the coding sequence ATGAAAAAACAGCTACTTTTATTTGCCTTTTCAACTCTGGCGCTTACTTCTTGTAATGATGATAACCTTGCAGCCTATGAAATGGATATTATGAAAGGGGATTGGAAAGAAGTAAAGACAGAAATTATTTCAGGAAAAGATAATAAAACTGTGCTTGAAACTACAACTCCGGAAGGATGCAGCGCTAAAAATACACTTTTCTTCAGAACAGATTATTATGTAAGTTATACGGCTTATGATGGAGATGCAGATGGAACCAATTGCCAGCTTGCAGCTAAGAACGAAGGAAAGTATACTTATGATACAGATTCTAAAGTTTTGAATATTCAACTAAAAGGAGAAGATAATGAACTTGGAAATATGAGTTTCAGAGTGGATATGCTTACGCAAACCGAATTTAGACTGGCACAGCTGGTTGGAAATTATGATAAAGACGGAGACAAAATTATAGATGTCACCTACATTACTTATAAAAGATAA
- a CDS encoding iron-containing alcohol dehydrogenase: MLNFEFKNPTKILFGKGEIAKISKEIPKDAKILMIYGGGSIKNNGVYDQVKEALKEHEVYEFGGVPANPEYEVLINAISFIKENNINYLLAVGGGSVIDGTKFISAAANYDGEPWDILRKQVRTFEGEGMPFGSILTLPATGSEMNSGYVISRRETNEKLSSGGPGLFPQFSVLDPEVIRSIPKNQIVNGLTDAYTHVLEQYMTAPSSADLQERIAESILISLQDTAPKVLADEFNYDAAGNFMWCCTMALNGLIQKGVITDWAVHAMGHELTAYFGIDHARTLAIIAPSHYRYNFEDKKGKLAQYAERVWGIKEGSIEEKAELGIKKLEEFFHSLHIKTRLSEYTEDYKGTAERVEKAFTERNWLGLGEYKKLTPQDASKIVEMSY; the protein is encoded by the coding sequence ATGCTTAATTTCGAGTTTAAAAATCCAACCAAAATACTTTTCGGAAAAGGTGAAATCGCCAAAATTTCCAAAGAAATTCCTAAAGATGCCAAAATATTAATGATCTACGGGGGTGGAAGCATTAAAAACAACGGGGTTTATGACCAGGTAAAGGAAGCTTTAAAAGAGCATGAAGTGTATGAATTTGGAGGTGTTCCTGCCAATCCTGAATATGAGGTTTTAATTAATGCGATCAGCTTTATCAAAGAAAATAATATCAATTATCTTCTTGCTGTAGGTGGTGGTTCTGTAATTGACGGAACTAAGTTTATCTCTGCAGCAGCTAATTATGACGGTGAACCATGGGATATTCTGAGAAAGCAAGTAAGGACTTTTGAAGGGGAAGGAATGCCTTTCGGAAGCATCTTAACTCTTCCTGCAACCGGCTCTGAAATGAATTCTGGCTATGTAATTTCCAGAAGAGAAACCAATGAGAAACTGTCTTCAGGTGGTCCGGGACTTTTCCCACAATTTTCTGTTTTAGATCCCGAAGTAATCAGATCTATTCCTAAAAACCAGATCGTTAACGGTCTTACCGATGCTTATACCCATGTATTGGAACAATATATGACAGCTCCGTCTTCTGCGGATCTTCAGGAAAGAATTGCTGAAAGTATCTTAATCAGCCTTCAGGACACTGCTCCAAAAGTATTGGCTGATGAATTCAACTATGATGCTGCCGGAAACTTTATGTGGTGCTGTACTATGGCTTTAAACGGGCTGATTCAGAAGGGAGTTATTACAGACTGGGCTGTACATGCTATGGGGCACGAATTAACTGCTTATTTTGGTATTGACCACGCCAGAACACTAGCCATTATTGCGCCTTCTCACTACCGTTATAACTTCGAAGATAAAAAAGGAAAACTGGCTCAGTATGCTGAAAGAGTGTGGGGAATTAAAGAAGGAAGCATTGAAGAAAAAGCTGAACTGGGAATCAAAAAACTGGAAGAATTCTTCCACAGCCTGCATATCAAAACCAGACTTTCCGAATATACGGAAGACTATAAAGGGACTGCTGAAAGAGTGGAAAAAGCCTTTACAGAAAGAAACTGGCTGGGACTTGGTGAATACAAGAAACTGACACCTCAAGATGCATCTAAGATTGTAGAAATGAGCTACTAA